The Lacticaseibacillus rhamnosus DNA window ACGCTGTCTTTGATGGCACCGATGCAACCATGCTTTCCGGTGAATCTGCTAATGGTGAATATCCAGTTGAATCTGTTGCTGCAATGGCACGGATTGATGAATACACCGAAGCAGCCATGCAGGATCAGGATGCTTTTGCATTGAAGGAATACAGTAACAAGAACATTACCGAAGCAGTGGGTCAGAGTGTTGCACACACGGCTCGTAACCTTGGTGTTAAGACCATTGTTGCTGCTACTGAATCTGGCTACACCGCACGGATGATCTCCAAGTATCGTCCTAAGGCTGATATTCTTGCGATTACCTTCAGTGAAAAGACTCAGCGTGGTTTGATGGTCAACTGGGGTGTTTATCCTATTGTTGCCGACAAGCCGGCCAACACTGATGCAATGTTTGACTTGGCTACCAAGAAGGCTCAAGATCTTGGCTTTGCTAAGGAAGGCGACTTGATTCTGATTACAGCCGGTGTTCCAGTTGGTGAATCAGGTACGACTAATGTCATGAAGGTTCAACTGATCGGTTCCAAGCTGGTTCAAGGCTCTGGTGTCGGTGATGAATCTACAATCGGTAAAGCTGTCATTGCAAGCAACGCTCAGGAAGCCGCTGCCAAGATGCAAAAAGGCGACATTCTGGTTGTTAAGACAACTGACAAAGATTACCTGCCAGCAATCGAAAAGGCCGCTGCCTTGGTTGTTGAAACAGGCGGCTTGACCAGTCACGCTGCTGTTGTCGGCATCGCGATGGGTATTCCGGTTGTCGTTGGTGCTGAAAATGCTACCAGCGTTATCTCTGATGGTCAGATTATCACCGTTGATTCACGTCGCGGGATTGTCTACAAGGGTGCTACTAACGCACTTTAATCATCATCAGTTTAACAACGATTTTTCTGAAACTCCTGAGGAAACTCGGGAGTTTTTTATTATATCGGCTAGATAACCCGCTAACCTGAGTGCGAGTGGTTAAAATCGCTTAACAGGCTCGTCAGTGTGGTTGGGATAGCATATAATAAGACCCAGCGTGCTTGATCGGATAAAAATATAATTTCAGCCGATGAAGGAAGTCGGTAAACGATTGGAGGAAGATAGCCATGGAAAGTTGGCTGTTTTTACTAGCGATTCTTGCTATTGCACTCATTGGTAAAAATAAAAGCCTCGTTATCGGTGTGGCCGTTGTCATGGTGTTAAAATTAATTCCGCAAACGCAACATTTACTCAAGTTATTGCAAAGTCAGGGGATCAATTGGGGCGTGACGGTTATTTCGGCCGCAATCATGGTACCCATCGCAACCGGTGAAATTGACTTTAAGGAACTACTGCATGTCATTAAAAGTCCTGCAGGGTGGATTGCAATTGGCTGTGGGGTATTGGTGGCGGTATTGTCTGCCAAAGGTGTCGGCTTGTTGGCGGTAAGTCCGGAGATGACGGTTGCTTTGGTTTTTGGTACGATTCTGGGAGTTGTTTTCTTAAAAGGGATTGCCG harbors:
- a CDS encoding DUF441 domain-containing protein, translated to MESWLFLLAILAIALIGKNKSLVIGVAVVMVLKLIPQTQHLLKLLQSQGINWGVTVISAAIMVPIATGEIDFKELLHVIKSPAGWIAIGCGVLVAVLSAKGVGLLAVSPEMTVALVFGTILGVVFLKGIAAGPVIASGMTYVILTVFNLLPGR